Proteins encoded by one window of SAR324 cluster bacterium:
- a CDS encoding phytanoyl-CoA dioxygenase family protein, whose product MTTNQDSWVKYFQEHGYVAMERVFSEEEVQRMRKEADAILELILNSSNSLQRQSGRLDLVRNEAGYLVRKIQPINDLSLYLSQISADSRLLDPMRTLMNEEPILMEEKLNYKQPMPDLSFGFETNPRNTDRFPVHNDWAYYRVQNYPQGIISSAITLDDCPTESGPIHIWPGTHKTYLEHESVDIGLQVQPGLVDFEGGEDLLLPAGSVAFFSSLLVHNSRPNISGNPRRMMIYSHYPTSAEMGVDVRNGPTRLREAPYEWEYSRMKLRGEGRDVFSAEAAV is encoded by the coding sequence ATGACAACTAATCAAGACAGCTGGGTCAAATATTTTCAGGAACACGGCTACGTAGCGATGGAGCGTGTCTTCTCAGAGGAGGAAGTGCAACGCATGCGTAAGGAGGCTGATGCCATCCTTGAATTGATCCTCAACTCCTCGAATTCCCTCCAGCGCCAGAGTGGACGCTTGGATCTGGTCCGGAATGAAGCGGGCTACCTCGTGCGCAAGATCCAGCCGATCAATGATCTATCACTCTACCTCTCCCAAATCTCAGCTGATTCTCGCCTACTCGACCCGATGCGCACCTTGATGAATGAAGAGCCCATCTTGATGGAAGAAAAACTGAACTATAAGCAACCGATGCCCGATCTCTCCTTTGGCTTTGAAACCAATCCCCGCAACACGGATCGTTTCCCAGTACACAACGACTGGGCCTACTATCGAGTGCAGAACTACCCACAGGGCATCATTTCCTCAGCGATTACTCTTGATGACTGTCCCACTGAGTCTGGGCCAATTCACATCTGGCCAGGAACGCACAAGACATACCTTGAGCACGAATCTGTTGATATCGGCCTTCAGGTTCAACCAGGATTGGTCGATTTTGAGGGCGGCGAAGATTTACTGCTGCCTGCTGGTTCCGTTGCCTTCTTCTCGTCCCTGCTTGTCCACAATTCTCGACCCAACATCTCGGGTAACCCTCGCCGGATGATGATCTACAGCCACTATCCCACCTCTGCCGAGATGGGAGTGGATGTGCGAAATGGCCCTACTCGACTGCGTGAGGCGCCCTATGAGTGGGAGTACTCTCGGATGAAACTACGTGGGGAAGGAAGGGATGTGTTTAGTGCCGAGGCGGCCGTTTGA
- a CDS encoding GreA/GreB family elongation factor, whose amino-acid sequence MSRAFVKEPDGDEVADDLPERKISSHPNYVTPRGQQLLQEQLQQAEAERQRLQGKEDMSAKQALALIKRDLRYLRQRVTQAILVIPPDNPSEQVCFGMWVEVLEGETIRKFQIVGEDEALDNQQLISWISPLAKAVLGTEVGDLVQWQRPGGSLELEILSLGYVSMN is encoded by the coding sequence ATGTCACGGGCTTTTGTTAAGGAACCCGATGGTGACGAAGTCGCTGATGACCTCCCAGAACGCAAAATAAGCTCACATCCAAATTATGTAACTCCCCGTGGCCAGCAACTCCTGCAGGAGCAACTGCAGCAAGCGGAGGCAGAGCGACAGCGGCTGCAAGGCAAAGAGGATATGTCCGCCAAGCAGGCTCTTGCCCTTATCAAAAGAGATCTGCGCTATCTGCGGCAACGAGTTACGCAGGCAATCTTGGTGATCCCACCAGACAATCCTTCAGAGCAAGTGTGCTTTGGAATGTGGGTTGAGGTGCTAGAAGGTGAAACAATCCGCAAGTTCCAGATTGTTGGGGAAGATGAGGCGCTGGACAATCAACAACTGATTAGTTGGATCTCGCCACTAGCCAAGGCGGTATTGGGAACTGAAGTAGGAGATCTGGTCCAATGGCAAAGACCTGGTGGCAGCTTGGAGCTAGAAATTCTCTCGCTTGGCTATGTTTCTATGAATTGA
- a CDS encoding ACT domain-containing protein: MKEASPTLQETIEQSPFVLHPLRYAVLQVAKCPNPQPHFLVTHETEEISVITTEDKLEMLTPQILKQQLWFRLLEFKMSTPFETPGFLAAIASKLASHQLNILLVSTFSKDWLLLREEDLETGLSSLHELGFQQVFG; the protein is encoded by the coding sequence ATGAAAGAAGCATCTCCTACCCTTCAGGAAACCATTGAGCAAAGCCCCTTTGTTCTTCACCCCCTGCGCTATGCGGTGCTCCAGGTAGCAAAATGCCCCAACCCCCAACCTCATTTTCTTGTCACTCATGAGACTGAAGAAATCAGCGTGATCACTACAGAGGACAAGCTTGAAATGCTGACTCCCCAAATTTTAAAGCAACAGCTTTGGTTTCGTTTGCTTGAATTCAAAATGTCGACTCCGTTTGAAACACCGGGTTTCCTCGCAGCCATCGCCTCAAAATTGGCAAGCCATCAACTCAACATTTTGCTAGTATCCACTTTTTCAAAAGATTGGTTGCTACTACGAGAGGAAGACCTGGAGACAGGACTCAGCAGTCTCCATGAGTTGGGGTTTCAACAAGTCTTCGGCTAA